A stretch of Besnoitia besnoiti strain Bb-Ger1 chromosome V, whole genome shotgun sequence DNA encodes these proteins:
- a CDS encoding ribosomal protein RPS20 (encoded by transcript BESB_062800) codes for MSKLMKGGLEGEEQRLHRIRITLTSKDLKSIERVCTELITGAKEKNLQVAGPVRLPVKTLRITTRKSPCGEGTNTWDRFEMRIYKRLIDLHSPSDVVKQITSINIDPGVEVEVTIIDM; via the exons ATGAGCAAGCTGATGAAGGGAGGGTTGGAGGGAGAGGAGCAACGCCTCCACCGCATTCGGATTACGCTGACGTCGAAAGATCTCAAGTCGATCGAGAGAG TGTGCACCGAGCTGATCACCGGCGCCAAGGAGAAGAACCTCCAGGTCGCAGGCCCCGTCCGTCTCCCAGTCAAGACCCTCCGAATCACCACCAGAAAGTCCCCGTGCGGAGAGG GTACCAACACCTGGGACCGCTTCGAGATGCGCATCTACAAGCGCCTGATCGACCTGCACTCCCCCAGCGACGTTGTGAAGCAGATCACGTCCATCAACATCGACCCCGGTGTCGAGGTCGAGGTCACCATCATCGACATGTAA
- a CDS encoding hypothetical protein (encoded by transcript BESB_062810) — MTSECRAPRTRGAQGEVTPRRSSSSRWRGRCPGEKPEGTQPAAPSSEQINSKRQSMEGSCPCGVRLPASFSCPPLVIATCLLVFLASSALPTLPLNGEAERGVRPPIPAVPHFPRANAWELFSSSAATPPPSAGWIPFFPSKPSSTAENDARGASASSLPWWHVRQSATDKKKEKEHEEEAAAPFLLSWARRSFSAPADLPTPQTKGETAEKDAHAEKLAPKYFASSEKGKARAETETLFDDVPSTPAGFFFFANSRDTSGDVNCSVEPANFPADARDFVVQCPASVQTAEILLLTKKKNRKFALTGSTKSASTVSLRFAASVLDAREVSVDVCDEDADPNIAAAAAASDASASLLSVFGSLTQHKGPETFSSDARAKSLAPFLSPPNLPVSPSAACRTVTLLPVHLPSHGSNAPPRLAQLALSRGVQGLPSLQPDFDPEIAEYQATVPEAQSVTVAAAAAPGFFIKVEEEDGSLPVPRSARSRNPLALLTEERKTSLLHRVTCGGPGSTIRLVLSVFSAHAGGPDLCSRNVRCTHSALTEKTLEEKKNAANGSGDPVQYQVYIHCAASRLGRAALAGVEPQRGQLFPRVFSPEKHLYYLRLPAGLNEDKVTFRAAEKHTEILVGDEGRRRSAGVAQSVPLWLAPDDQSKVIPVRTFVKKNGDKSLEEGEMYFIILTRGTDDSEDETLDGVVALLKDLNLLGATLNQPFDPRVFHYSAQLPHNRKFVGLQLGEEIPGSQIHVDGARVLPRHQTAFYRLQPGSTKHVSIAVSPPDSGTFAEDATPQQANGKNKRVVYTVDLTRPTPWFSGASIVPVLADVACWGSALVHAAAGAGWLAVSKTLNFVAITAAIPGTPEMWKSFSSRFFDFGLQIPLPAPWVEILDESPQGLAGPQMLPSASSPLAKVVPATLFGITAPPLATLGLGEKNWEGVSDALLRVLERESDRAELLSRFVSCVLLYASVLFVLLALFSRILVRRLFERWHGAALEASNALPRESEGARGPAQTRMKDLWRFLPAHIPIPSRVLIFILDYGLVSFAQASAGLAFAEKTISVRLLGLHLSPWALFAVCCVLLLYPVGYLLWAHSALRVLQKKVVFCSALGKFTDRRAYEVKARVMPSSFVPPALTELLSWYLRSVAPIKAPSVAASAAAGVALPLETEGDAAADSEDEEDSYHRSFACGQGLALTGKMKRQKEARCAGSLSALASPVAASLCRARDAIGTSCEGCPSSLASSALLPQCLRDANSPAEEEGELCVAAVQEAGVGDRQVDESGRPDDDEADEGACIIASDDRQEGPSSVVRDNQEILLQLDGDAYEVHGYEAANDLLAQKWPAASVGRVSVNLACVLPSAGSSACPSSSPEAACLTAEAEIQLRHLRSLSWLAGGLTRPLHFWSSPSNLQFSYADRVSLLLPSSCCAPCSLLHFLTLRGTLVASVLLIGLSTPGFAPGWVSSASASRVHFAALLLACGVNLAVSLGSTIRHSAEEWTRCERRGRSEGPPQTEAPPAPHEALLGDVGKTREVDGERAQDGEAAEDVRGQFVGVQQGCTRSAQRRELQAHWRLWKRWRRGEGAHPTLRLWTARLQPAVRRLLGHRVWRNKAVFVGTDLLCGGVGAELAKLGLLLVLLGANDEAGLAELHVGTTLAGACLVVLAVALPSRVAIAHSRAAWRLWLGHVKLQALVAMYRTAEIARNWRFYVHLTLFYIRQAAKWTYSILTANRRNAKPLSWRYPTAPVFINSEMELPVRKLHVVVPETGLLFEASAPRAVSPSAESRGLLTAFISALYGTKSAKAAALYFPLGSAEACDAPSPCFGAAAPVRKRLVCLDPVPRGSIEAQLPVQVDASRLLQSLQGATPGAPAGQLVVTVQVVHNPNYRYPLYDKAFSSFASVLALVEKTPTLAWLRNSLRMSRLLSSFSSLFSGTSSRAVADSYLSLRTDDTLIPPRGRGLRPSLRLSQDEASCAQREAPAALSLSSAFSIEKAPAVVRLDSVGGQIVLKIFADCIRISQTYTLVPVRKQTSGPTREKSDSQLIFADVAQCVTSGQLEVVLPPGVKPDLRDEVQVTRRAREGSGEGAWEFSIRPDEVAIQHDETLNRVLLKHRDLQRGRHYSTVFRSSAAVVPPPSCEVPATEKGRLVVPLETQAALPDLENFLLLLSADEQPAVVHVIDPAFTDAHVCFVPHMRPLSLAHEASEAPERPTRTEEGKRRVLRALRACRQAVWCALDGADRGDEEQSFLPPVPCTLLKELPGEDDETETESGGSFRVEPNYKPQRLVLAAAMHEREALLQDLLANGADALPTVAEAVLTPSELMVFFAERGIHTNGESKWINPLIEPQHAAVRKYSGRLVPARVALIHHLATRLDKDIHRLQTLVRDFEVLEKMQEDVVLRAAVQEYDDAIEMCKGIEELSFLSMRMENVRTQHYATSVLRGVPFPLELEAGAIAAKPRIAEQMRKWEEQLGLWLAGEVGAAPQGSGVGEGVGHLEAAVDGILQQAYKCMYSGVAGVSSSPAPVLHFVASSLTLCGGPSTWLPDPLPAHAAFVQLWEQLERDGGESGERAVWVPCFIKLTASALQFVFPHFLLASSASEISSSSVASCPVQAPERRVLPLHFVRHCELSVCVPTGLESDECDLPAASPWSGGEEEQTFPQLRLQKLRLQFGTVEEKEAARNSASASTRVFPTDYLALPLASGARKFAFFSSAADGNALLSVRTSMCHLVSWQTMLVGAEMTKPKQVIEGYEGKVRYVFPTSSPADESSASPLFSQLLFTDTEGELRARRGGALGYPRVFSSLPLPPSAFYKAPHASRLSTSSPDNSAGSSSRRTYVPLVSDDDESARTLHAARALERRQRAQFLEMQKKEREALASSCTIRLVPEHIVDENERKTTAGAGSRSSSSTPQSFSAPDTQLLLDAQPGQGAEGAADLLSGGTGDSAAGVLAAGMRNLGKDAPGNRGEQIFYDYATNPPTFAGKYIGAWSMGRFHGEGALFDQCERLVYQGEWKHGKRWGQGIAYSPDTNGTWWVQRGAFVADELEGPVRLTAMSGNADTGGELGISEIEGTVEAARPGATEETSCTPANSARSTEPHPSLPQERDAEYLPFRSRWPQLLGPARAEGSLTLLERLNKSFKRIQFSDGSEFIRAAGGDVAKDTVSGILRTAHFVYEGCFANGKAEGKGKIESLATGAVYDGEWRNGRRHGKGLLQLRHPNSDAKIVVTASFKDDSASCSSGKIDVERAPVGEEKEKKRSGDWLPFTSYAGGLEGGLPHGKGVMAFDTFIYEGDFNAGCREGRGIVKDIKKKGLIRVDGQWSADVPHGRVSRVVYADDSIYAGDFFEGKREGHGTLVRSNTVVYDGLWKEDVPDGRGTFILEEGTYEGEVQGGKRHGKGRFTFFGETTETGQPCVYEGDWQDDLPHGVGKYRGPSGGEHAYLFVRGQVDPNLKGKRASKGGGVVELPPVGEAPSITPNAAWWKAGASRLTRENLQRALNDPHTHFGEYRAKSFPFGVKPSEGASPGAALPPISCADGPGGPESGVVVRTPSGRRFS; from the exons ATGACGTCCGAAtgcagggcgccgcgcacccGCGGGGCGCAAGGCGAGGTCACACCTCGCCGGTCTAGTTCGTCGCGatggcgcgggcgctgcccCGGCGAAAAACCCGAGGggacgcagccggcggctCCTTCCAGTGAACAGATCAACTCAAAGAGACAAAGCATGGAAGGATCCTGCCCATGTGGGGTCAGACTTCCAGCCTCCTTTTCGTGTCCTCCTCTCGTCATAGCGACCTGCTTGTTGGTGTTCCTGGCGTCGTCCGCCCTCCCGACCCTGCCCTTGAacggagaggcggagcggGGCGTGAGGCCTCCGATCCCGGCTGTACCTCACTTTCCTAGGGCCAACGCTTGGGAACTCTTTTCGTCATCCGCTGCaacgcctcctccctctgccGGATGGATTCCCTTCTTCCCGTCGAAGCCCAGCTCGACCGCGGAAAACGATGCCCGCGGGGCCAGCGCCTCGTCACTTCCGTGGTGGCACGTGAGGCAGAGCGCAACAgacaagaaaaaagaaaaggaacacgaagaggaagctgcggcgccgttcCTTCTCTCGTGGGCCCGCAGGTccttctcggcgcccgcggatcTGCCCACACCGCAGACGAAGGGCGAAACAGCGGAGAAAGACGCCCATGCAGAGAAGCTGGCGCCCAAATACTTCGCGTCCTCGGAGAAGGGAAaagcgcgcgcagagactgaGACGCTCTTTGACGACGTACCCTCGACTCCTGCcggcttcttcttttttgcCAACTCAAGAGACACTTCTGGGGATGTGAACTGCTCCGTTGAGCCAGCCAACTTCCCGGCTGACGCGAGAGACTTCGTTGTTCAGTGCCCCGCCAGTGTACAGACAGCCGAAATCCTCCTCCTCActaaaaagaaaaacagaaaatTCGCGCTGACAG GCTCAACTAAGTCTGCCTCGaccgtctctctccgcttcgcggcctctgttctggacgcgcgcgaagtGTCGGTGGACGTctgcgacgaggacgcggatCCGAAcatcgctgccgccgcggcagcgtccgatgcgtccgcctcgctcctgTCGGTCTTCGGCTCCCTGACCCAGCACAAGGGACCAGAAACGTTCTCTTCTGACGCCCGAGCCAAGAGCCTCGCCCccttcctctccccgccCAACCTGCCCGTTTCGCCCAGTGCGGCGTGCCGCACGGTGACTCTGCTGCCTGTTCACCTGCCCTCTCACGGGTCCAacgccccgccgcggcttgcgcagctcgccctttcgcgcggcgtccaGGGCCTGCCGTCTCTGCAACCTGACTTCGACCCAGAGATCGCCGAGTACCAGGCGACCGTACCAGAGGCACAGTCTGTCACagtggctgccgctgcggcgccggggtTCTTCATCAAGgtagaggaggaggacgggaGCTTGCCCGTCCCGCGGAGCGCCAGGTCCAGGAACCCCCTGGCGCTGCTTACTGAAGAACGCAAGACGTCCCTTCTCCACAGAGTGACCTGCGGGGGCCCAGGCTCCACGATTCGACTGGTTTTGTCGGTGTTTTCGGCGCACGCCGGCGGACCCGACTTGTGCAGCAGGAATGTCCGGTGCACGCACAGTGCTCTCACCGAAAAAACTCtggaggaaaagaagaacgCCGCCAACGGCTCAGGTGATCCCGTGCAGTAccaggtgtacatacactgcgcggcttccaggctggggcgagcggcgctcgcgggagTTGAGCCCCAACGCGGACAACTCTTTCCTCGGGTTTTCTCGCCAGAGAAGCACCTGTACTACCTTCGGCTTCCTGCAGGCTTGAACGAGGACAAGGTGACCTTCcgtgcggcggagaagcacaCAGAAATCCTGGTGGGTGACGAgggacggaggcgaagcgcgggcgtcgctcaGAGCGTGCCTCTCTGGCTCGCCCCAGACGATCAGTCCAAGGTGATCCCAGTTCGGACATTCGTGAAGAAAAACGGAGATAAAAGCctcgaagaaggagaaatgTACTTCATTATTCTCACCAGAGGAACCGATGATTCCGAAGATGAGACGTTAGACGGCGTTGTGGCTCTTCTGAAAGATCTTAATCTTCTGGGGGCCACGCTGAACCAGCCCTTTGATCCACGAGT CTTTCATTACTCTGCCCAGCTGCCGCACAATCGGAAGTTCGTCGGGCTTCAGCTGGGAGAAGAGATTCCCGGATCGCAGATCCACGTGGATG GCGCGCGAGTCTTGCCGCGGCACCAGACCGCGTTCTACCGGTTGCAGCCGGGGTCCACGAAGCACGTCTCGATTGCCGTCTCCCCTCCAGACAGCGGCACATTTGCAGAGGACgccacgccgcagcaggcgaacgGGAAGAACAAACGCGTGGTCTACACAGTCGATCTGACACGCCCGACGCCGTGGTTCTCCGGGGCCTCGATCGTCCCGGTGCTCGCCGACGTCGCTTGCTGGGGATCCGCCCTTGTccacgcagctgcgggcgccggctggctcgccgtctccaAGACACTCAACTTCGTCGCCATCACAGCTGCCATTCCGG GAACCCCGGAGATGTGGAAGAGCTTTTCTTCTCGGTTTTTTGACTTCGGCCTTCAAATACCGCTGCCGGCACCGTGGGTCGAGATCCTCGATGAGTCGCCGCAGGGCCTCGCAGGCCCGCAGATGCTTCCATCGGCCTCTTCGCCACTCGCTAAGGTGGTTCCAGCGACTCTCTTCGGAA TcacggcgcctccgctggcgacgctcgGGTTGGGCGAGAAGAACTGGGAGGGCGTCTCGgatgcgctgctgcgtgtcctggagagagaaagcgatcGAGCGGAGTTGCTGAGTCGCTTTGTCTCCTGCGTGCTTCTCTACGCGTCTGTACttttcgtcctcctcgctctcttctcgcggaTTCTCGTACGCAGGCTCTTTGAGAGATGGCACGGAGCGGCCCTGGAGGCGTCAAatgcgctgcctcgcgagaGTGAGGGAGCGCGGGGACCGGCGCAAACACGCATGAAGGACCTGTGGAGATTCCTGCCGGCGCATATCCCAATTCCGTCTAGAGTATTGATTTTCATCCTAGACTACGGACTCGTGTCCTTCGCACAAGCGAGTGCAG GTCTGGCCTTTGCAGAGAAGACGATCTCAGTTCGCCTCCTGGGGCTCCACCTCTCGCCCTGGGcgctcttcgctgtctgctgcgtccTCCTGCTTTACCCTGTCGGCTACTTGCTCTGGGCGCACTCCGCGCTGCGGGTCCTTCAAAA GAAAGTGGTTTTCTGTTCTGCGCTGGGCAAATTCACCGACCGCCGAGCGTACGAGGTCAAGGCGCGTGTCATGCCCTCCTCTTTCGTTCCTCCTGCGCTCACCGAGCTCCTCTCTTG GTATCTGCGCTCAGTAGCCCCGATAAAGGCCCCTAGCGtggctgcctctgcagctgcaggcgtggcgctgccgcttgAGACGGAGGgggacgccgcagcggatagcgaagacgaagaggacagcTACCACCGAagcttcgcctgcggacaAGGGCTGGCGTTGACAGGCAAGatgaagaggcagaaagaaGCCAGGTGCGCTGGgagcctctccgccctcgcctccccggttgcggcttctctctgcagggcACGTGACGCCATTGGAACGAGTTGTGAAGGGTGCCCGAGTTCTCTGGCGTCGTCCGCGTTGCTGCCTCAGTGCCTGCGAGATGCAAACAGCccagcggaggaggaaggcgagctgTGCGTGGCGGCAGTCCAAGAAGCGGGCGTGGGGGACCGGCAGGTCGATGAGAGCGGAAGACCAGATGACGAtgaggcagacgagggagCGTGCATCATCGCAAGCGACGACAGACAAGAGGGCCCCTCGTCGGTGGTGCGTGACAACCAGGAAattctgctgcagctggacGGCGACGCCTACGAAGTGCATGGATACGAAGCAGCAAACGACCTCCTGGCGCAAAAGTGGCCCGCAGCATCGGTTGGGCGAGTCAG CGTTAACCTGGCCTGTGTACTGCCGTCTGCCGGTAGCTCTGCGTgcccgtcgtcttcgccggaggctgcgtgcctcacggcggaggctgagATCCAGCTGAGGCACCTGCGGAGTCTGTCGTGGCTGGCGGGGGGCCTCACGCGCCCTCTGCACTTTtggtcgtcgccgtcgaaTCTGCAGTTTAGCTACGCAGATCGCGTCTCGCTTCTGCTCCCTTcgtcctgctgcgcgccgtgTTCGCTGCTCCATTTTCTCACGCTTCGGGGCACGCTGGTGGCCTCCGTTCTGCTGATTGGCCTCAGCACTCCCGGCTTTGCGCCTGGCTGggtgtcttctgcgtccgcATCGCGCGTCCACTTTGCGGCGTtgctgctcgcctgcggcgtcaaCCTCGCGGTCAGCTTGGGCTCAACCATTCGCCACAGCGCGGAGGAGTGGACGCGgtgcgagcggcgcggaagaagcgagggTCCCCCGCAGaccgaggcgccgcccgcgccccaCGAGGCGCTGCTAGGCGACGTGGGCAAGACGCGAGAAgtggacggcgagcgcgcgcaggacggcgaggcggcggaagacgtcAGGGGGCAGTTCGTAGGCGTCCAGCAGGGATGCACACGCAGCGCCCAAAGGcgagagctgcaggcgcactgGAGACTGTGGAAGCGatggcgaagaggcgagggcgcacACCCCACGCTGCGGCTCTGGACGGCAAGGCTTCAACCAGCTGTCAGGCG ACTGCTCGGGCACCGCGTGTGGCGAAACAAGGCGGTGTTTGTCGGCACAGATCTGCTGTgtggcggcgtcggcgccgagcTCGCCAAACtcggccttctcctcgtgCTCCTCGGGGCCAACGACGAGGCGGGGCTGGCGGAGCTCCACGTGGGCACCACGCTGGCTGGCGCGTGCTTGGTCgtcctcgcggtcgcgcttcCCTCGCGCGTGGCGATTGCCCATTCGAGGGCCGCGTGGCGTCTGTGGCTTGGTCACGTTAAGCTCCAG GCGCTGGTGGCAATGTATCGCACTGCGGAAATAGCCCGTAACTGGCGCTTTTACGTGCACCTGACTCTGTTCTACATCAGGCAAGC TGCCAAGTGGACGTATTCGATCCTCACAGCCAACCGCCGGAACGCGAAGCCTCTCAGCTGGCGCTACCCCACAGCCCCGGTTTTCATCAACTCGGAGATG GAACTTCCCGTTCGAAAGCTGCATGTCGTGGTGCCGGAGACAGGACTGCTGTtcgaggcgtcggcgccgcgagccgtgTCGCCCTCAGCCGAGTCCCGGGGTCTGCTGACCGCGTTCATCTCCGCCCTCTATGGCACTAAATCCGCAAAAGCCGCTGCCCTGTATTTCCCGCTCGGCTCCGCAGAGGCCTG cgacgcgccgtctccgtgcttcggcgccgcggcccctGTGCGCAAACGCCTCGTCTGTCTCGACCCGGTGCCGCGAGGCTCCatcgaggcgcagctcccAGTGCAAGTCGACGCTTCTCGGTTGCTTCAGAGTCTCCAAGGCGCGAcgcctggcgcgcctgctgggCAGTTGGTGGTCACAGTCCAG GTAGTCCACAACCCGAACTACCGCTATCCTCTGTACGACAAAGCGTTTTCTTCCTTTGCGTCTGTGTTGGCCTTGgtcgagaagacgccgaccCTCGCCTGGCTCCGCAACAGTCTGCGCATGTCGCGCCTACTGTCATCATtttcgtctctcttttcgGGCACGTCAAgccgcgctgtcgcagaCTCGtacctctctctgcgcaccGATGACACTCTGATTCCGCCAAGgggccgcggcctgcggccaTCTTTGCGCCTGTCGCAAGACGAAGCAAGCTGTGCTCAGCGAGAGGCTCCGGCTGCCCTCTCCCTGTCGTCTGCCTTCTCAATCGAAAAAGCCCCAGCAGTGGTTCGCCTGGACTCAGTGGGCGGTCAGATAGTCCTGAAGATCTTTGCAGACTGCATCCGAATTTCGCAGACCTACACACTCGTGCCCGTCCGCAAGCAGACAAGCGGCCCCACGAGGGAGAAAAGTGACTCGCAGCTCATCTTTGCAGACGTCGCACAGTGTGTCACAAGCGGGCAGCTGGAGGTTGTCCTCCCGCCAGGCGTGAAACCGGACCTGCGAGACGAAGTGCAAGTGACGCGaagggcgagggaggggagcggagagggcgcgtgGGAGTTCTCAATCCGCCCTGACGAG GTCGCCATTCAACACGACGAAACTCTGAACAGAGTCCTCCTGAAGCACCGAGACCTCCAGAGGGGAAGACACTATTCCACAGTCTTTAGATCCAG CGCTGCCGTCGTTCCGCCCCCATCGTGTGAGGTGCCCGCGACAGAGAAGGGCAGGCTCGTCGTCCCGTTAGAGACACAAGCCGCGCTCCCCGACCTGGAGAActtccttctgcttctttccgCCGATGAGCAACCGGCAGTCGTTCATGTCATCGACCCCGCCTTTACTGAC GCTCACGTGTGTTTTGTTCCACACATGCGTCCCCTGTCGCTCGCGCATGAGGCTAGCGAAGCACCCGAGAGGCCGACAAGAACTGAAGAAGGCAAACGGCGCGTGCTGCGTGCCctacgcgcatgcagacaggcTGTCTGGTGTGCGCTCGATGGCGCAGACCGAGGCGATGAGGAGCAAAGCTTCCTTCCCCCAGTGCCTTGCACGCTGCTCAAGGAGTTGCCGGGAGAGGATGACGAGACGGAAACGGAAAGCGGAGGATCCTTCAGAGTCGAGCCCAA CTACAAGCCCCAGCGACTGGTCTTGGCAGCGGCGATGCACGAACGCGAAGCCCTCCTCCAAGACTTGCTTGCcaacggcgcagacgcgctgccGACAGTCGCTGAGGCCGTCCTGACGCCGTCGGAGCTCATGGTGTTTTTCGCCGAGAGAGGCATT CACACGAACGGAGAGAGCAAGTGGATCAATCCGCTGATTGAGCCTCAGCATGCGGCAGTGCGAAAATATTCCGGAAGGCTGGTCCCCGCGCGCGTAGCGCTCATTCATCACCTCGCCACTCGCCTTGATAAAGACATCCATCGGTTGCAGACG TTGGTTCGCGACTTCGAAGTCTTGGAGAAGATGCAAGAAGACGTCGTTCTCCGGGCGGCGGTGCAGGAGTATGATGACGCCATCGAG ATGTGCAAAGGCATTGAAGAACTCTCTTTCCTCAGCATGCGCATGGAGAACGTGAGGACGCAGCACTACGCCACCTCCGTGCTGCGAGGCGTCCCGTTCCCTCTGGAACTGGAAGCTGGTGCGATTGCAGCCAAG CCTCGCATCGCAGAGCAAATGCGGAAGTGGGAAGAGCAACTGGGCCTGTGGCTCGCGGGAGAAGTCGGAGCGGCGCCTCAGGGCTCGGGTGTAGGAGAGGGCGTCGGCCACCTGGAGGCCGCGGTTGATGGCATTCTTCAGCAG GCGTACAAGTGCATGTACTCCGGTGTggcaggcgtctcctcctcgcccgctccTGTCCTGCACTTCGTCGCCAGCAGCCTCACGCTGTGCGGCGGGCCGTCCACCTGGCTGCCAGATCCGCttcctgcgcatgcagccttCGTGCAGCTTTGGGAACAActcgagcgcgacggcggagagtcAGGCGAAAGGGCTGTCTGGGTTCCGTGCTTCATCAAACTCACC GCTTCAGCACTTCAATTTGTTTTCCCTCACTTCCTTTTggcgtcgtctgcttctgagatctcctcgtcctctgtcGCATCCTGCCCGGTTCAAGCccccgagcgccgcgtcctgcCTCTGCATTTTGTTAGGCATTGCGAGTTGTCTGTGTGCGTGCCGACGGGCCTCGAAAGCGACGAGTGTGACCTCCCCGCCGCCAGTCCGtggagcggcggagaagaggagcaGACGTTCCCCCAGCTCAGGCTGCAGAAGCTGAGACTCCAATTTGGGACGGTTGAGGAGAAAGAAGCCGCAAGGAACTCCGCGAGC GCGTCGACGCGGGTATTCCCAACAGACTACCTGGCGCTTCCGCTTGCCTCCGGGGCTCGGAAGTTtgcgttcttctcctcggcggcagACGGCAACGCGCTTCTCTCCGTTAGGACTTCCATGTGCCATTTAGTGTCTTGGCAGACCATGCTTGTCGGCGCGGAAATGACCAAGCCGAAGCAGGTCATCGAAGG GTACGAGGGCAAGGTGCGATACGTATTTCCTacctcctctcccgcggacgagtcctctgcgtcgccccttTTCTCCCAGCTTCTCTTCACCGACACAgagggcgagctgcgcgcaaggcgcggcggagctctgGGATATCCGCGCGTGTTCAGttcgcttccgcttccgccttctgcttTCTACAAGGCGCCTCacgcctcgcgtctctcgacGTCTTCGCCGGACAATTCAGCGGGCTCGAGTTCCCGCCGCACCTACGTGCCGCTGGTATCCGACGACGATGAGAGCGCGCGCACGTTgcacgcagcgcgagccctggagcggagacagcgcgcgcagTTTTTGGAGATGCAGAAaaaggagagggaggcgcttGCGTCGTCTTGCACAATACGGCTTGTCCCGGAGCACATCGTGGACGAGAATGAGCGGAAAACCACTGCGGGCGCTGGCAGCAGGTCCTCGAGCTCAACGCCCCagtccttctctgcgccggaCACTCAACTGCTGCTCGACGCCCAGCCAGGCcaaggcgcggaaggcgccgccgacctccTTTCTGGTGGAACGGGAGACAGCGCAgccggcgtcctcgctgcaggGATGAGAAACCTGGGCAAGGATGCGCCGGGAAACAGGGGAGAGCAA ATCTTCTACGACTATGCGACGAACCCGCCAACCTTTGCTGGCAAGTACATCGGCGCGTGGTCGATGGGTCGCTTccacggcgaaggcgctctcTTCGATCAGTGCGAAAGGCTTGTCTATCAG GGAGAGTGGAAGCATGGAAAACGATGGGGACAGGGTATCGCCTACTCGCCGGACACT AACGGCACCTGGTGggtgcagcgcggcgcgtttGTCGCCGACGAGCTCGAGGGGCCAGTGAGGCTCACGGCCATGAGCGGAAACGCAGACACCGGTGGGGAGCTTGGGATCTCCGAAATCGAG GGCACTGTTgaggctgcgcgccctgGTGCGACGGAGGAAACGAGCTGCACGCCTGCCAATTCTGCCAG GAGCACAGAACCGCATCCAAGCCTCccgcaggagagagacgcagagtaTCTGCCCTTCCGGTCTCGCTGGCCACAGCTGCTGggccccgcgcgcgctgaGGGAAGTCTGACCCTCCTCGAACGCCTCAACAAGTCCTTCAAACGTATTCA GTTTTCTGACGGCTCAGAATTCATAAGGGCCGCGGGCGGGGACGTTGCAAAAGACACAGTGTCTG GAATCTTACGTACTGCCCATTTCGTGTATGAAGGCTGTTTTGCGAATGGGAAAGccgaaggaaaaggaaagatTGAAAGCCTCGCAACGGGCGCAGTGTACGACGGCGAGTGGCGCAACGGACGCCGGCACGGAAAAGGGCTCTTACAACTGCGCCACCCCAACTCAGACGCCAAAATTGTCGTGACTGCCTCCTTCAAG GATGACAGCGCGTCGTGCTCAAGCGGAAAGATCGATGTGgagcgcgcgcctgtcggagaggagaaggagaaaaaacgcagcgGCGACTGGCTTCCGTTCACCTCGTACGCCGGTGGTCTGGAGGGCGGCCTACCCCACGGCAAAGGTGTGATGGCGTTCGACACGTTCATCTACGAAGGAGACTTCAACGCGGGTTGCAGAGAAGGGAGGGGAATCGTGAAAGACATCAAGAAGAAAGGCCTCATTCGCGTTGACGGACAG TGGAGCGCCGACGTGCCTCACGGCCGAGTGAGCCGTGTGGTCTATGCTGACGACTCGATCTACGCTGGAGACTTCTTCGAGGGCAAGCGCGAAGGCCACGGCACACTCGTGCGAAGCAACACGGTCGTCTACGATGGGCTGTGGAAAGAAGACGTCCCGGACGGCAGAGGGACGTTCATTCTTG aggaagggaCGTACGAAGGCGAGGTTCAAGGCGGCAAGAGACATGGAAAAGGCCGTTTTACCTTCTTCggcgagacgacggagacaggcCAGCCATGCGTTTATGAGGGAGACTGGCAAGACGATTTGCCGCACGGCGTCGGGAAATACAGAGGGCCAAGCGGCGGCGAACACGCTTACCT GTTTGTCCGTGGACAAGTGGATCCGAATCTCAAGGGGAAACGTGCTAGCAAAGGCGGCGGGGTCGTTGAGCTTCCCCCCGTGGGGGAGGCGCCCTCGATTAC TCCTAATGCGGCCTGGTGGAAGGCCGGTGCGTCGAGGCTGACCCGCGAGAACTTGCAGAGAGCGCTCAACGACCCTCATACACACTTCGGAGAGTATCGGGCAAAGAGCTTCC CCTTCGGCGTGAAACCAAGTGAAGGTGCTTCCCCAGGCGCGGCCTTGCCTCCCATATCTTGTGCGGACGGCCCGGGCGGACCCGAAAGCGGGGTTGTGGTTCGTACGCCGTCCGGTCGCCGTTTTTCTTGA